CGAGGGCACCCAGGGCCGTCGCCGCTGCCGCTTCAGCGTAATAACTGGTTTCTCCTTGGGTCAAACATTTTTTCAAAGCTTCGTAACTAGCTTCGGTTTTTACCTTGGCTAAGGCTGAAATAATCGCCCGCCGCACTTTGGGGTGGTCGTTTTTGTCTAAACCATTGATTAATGCCGTTCCCGCTTGTTCCAGGTTAATACCCGCTAATTGCTCGGCAATCTCCACCCGCACACCCCAGAAAGCTTCTTTTTGCAATCTTTCGCCTAAAAATTCCACCGCTTCCAAACCGCCTTGTTTGCCAATGGCGATCGCCGCTTGAATGCGGGCAATGGGATCGGGGTCATGGGTACATTGGGCTTTTAATTCCGTTAAAGGATAGGCTAATTCTACGGTTTTAAGGAAATTATTGCCCTGGTCAAAACTGATAAAATCTGGCTTACGGGTTAGGGGAAAATAAAAAACCTGCTCCCGTTCTTTGAGTTGTAAAGGAATAACTTGACTGGTAACTTTTTCTCCGTCTAAAAAATTAAAAGCAACAGGGATTTTTAGGTTAAACAAATCTTTGTGGTCACTATTAGCCTTGGCTTGGGTTTGGGTCACCGTTAACTTGGCTAATTTATTGTCATTATCCCAACTGTAACTAACTTTAAATTCAGGGTGACCGCCCCGGAAAACATACTGATCAAACAGCCAGAGTAAATTAAAGCCCGTAGCCTTTTCAATGGCCCGCAGTAAGTCCACAGTTTCCACAGTGCCATGGGCATGGTCATTCACAAAAGTATGGACAGCTCTAAAAAATAGCTCATCCCCCAACACCGCCCGGATCATGTGGTAAACACAGGCTCCCTTTTCATACAAATGGCGATCGTAAAGCTCAATGGCTTCGCGATAAACGTGGGTAACAATGGGACGACGGTAGCGGGAACTATCCTCTGCTAAATAGTTACGAGCTTCCCCCAACAGGTAATAGGCCGCCTCATCCTGGCCATATTCATGGTCTGTCCATAAAACCTCAGCATAGGAAGCCATACCTTCCTTGAGCCAAGCATGGGACCAATGTTTAACAACAACTAAATCCCCAAACCATTGGTGCGCCAATTCATGGGCTACTAAACTTTCCGTATTGCGGTTATCTAATGCCGCCCGTTCATCTAGTAAACACCGGTCCATTAATAGGGTGGTGGAAGTGTTTTCCATGCCCCCGAAAATGAAATCTGCCACGCAAACTTGGTCATAGTTGGGGTAGGCATAGGGATAACCAAAAGTTTGGTTAAAAAACTCGATCATTCGGGGAGTTTTGCCCATGCTCCGTTGTCCATCGGCTTCCCTTCCTTTTTCCACGTAGTAGCGCACTGGCAGATCGCCATAATGATCTACTATTTCGGCAAAGTCTCCGATCGCCAGGGTCATTAAATAGGTAGGGTGAATTTGACTTTGGGACCAGTGGAAAATTTGCTCATTGCCTAAATCTTTTTGCTCAATTAAACTGCCGTTGGAAATAACCCGATGGGGTTTGGCTACCTGCACCCGAATTTCCGATGTGGCCAATTGTCCTGGGTAATCAAAACAGGGGAACCAATAGCGGGAATCTTCATCTTCCCCCTGGGTCCACACTTGCACCGGCTTATCGGGGTAATGGCGATCGGGCTGGATAAAATAAATGCCCCGGCGGGGATTTTTCAATTCGTACTGAATTTCCAGGGTGACCGGTTCCGTTCCCAGGGGTTGCAATGGGTTGATGGTTAATTTTTCCCCGTCATAGTCAAAGCTTTGGCTCACCCCCTTAATTAAGACCCAGGCAATTTTCAAGTCCACTGCGTCCAACGTCAATTGCTCAATGCCAGCTCGCACCGGCGTGAGGGCGATGCGACAAACTCCCTGTAAATGCCGTTCCTCCAGGTTGATTTTCAAGTCCAAAAAAATATGATTTACCTGCCCCGGGCGATCTGGATTGTAGTGGGGCTTAGCACCGGGCAGTTCAAAGCTTTTCCGTTGGTTGGACTCGGTATCAAAGGTTAAAAACGACATGGGGAAAGTTTCGCCGGGTTAAGGAAATGGAACCTTTCAAACCATAACCCTGAAAGCATTTCTGTGACAACCATGGCGACAAAATGGGCATAAGCAAGAAAAATCCCCCTAGGGTAAGGAGGATTAAGCAAAACTAAGGGTGTTTATTACCTAGTCAATTTTTACTGCGTTAATGAGCCCAAAAATCAGTGAGTAAACCTATTTCCAGTTTTTAGCCACAATTTCAGCCAAGTCCACCACCCGTTGGGAATAGCCCCATTCGTTGTCGTACCAAGCAATGACTTTAACCATGTCACCGCCCATTACCATGGTCAGACTACCATCCACAGTGGAAGAGCAATCCGTGCCCCGGAAGTCGCTGGAAACCAATTCCAAATCGGTGTATTCCAACACTCCTTTAAGGCTGGTGTTGGCTGCTTCTTTGAGCACTCCGTTAACCTGTTCAGCGATGGTGTTTTTCTCTACTTGTACTACCAAATCCACCACGGAAACGTTGGGGGTGGGCACCCGCAGGGCAATACCGTTCAATTTGCCTTGCAGTTCAGGAATTACCAGGGCCACCGCTTTGGCAGCTCCGGTGGAGGTGG
The genomic region above belongs to Synechocystis sp. PCC 6803 substr. PCC-P and contains:
- a CDS encoding M1 family metallopeptidase, with translation MSFLTFDTESNQRKSFELPGAKPHYNPDRPGQVNHIFLDLKINLEERHLQGVCRIALTPVRAGIEQLTLDAVDLKIAWVLIKGVSQSFDYDGEKLTINPLQPLGTEPVTLEIQYELKNPRRGIYFIQPDRHYPDKPVQVWTQGEDEDSRYWFPCFDYPGQLATSEIRVQVAKPHRVISNGSLIEQKDLGNEQIFHWSQSQIHPTYLMTLAIGDFAEIVDHYGDLPVRYYVEKGREADGQRSMGKTPRMIEFFNQTFGYPYAYPNYDQVCVADFIFGGMENTSTTLLMDRCLLDERAALDNRNTESLVAHELAHQWFGDLVVVKHWSHAWLKEGMASYAEVLWTDHEYGQDEAAYYLLGEARNYLAEDSSRYRRPIVTHVYREAIELYDRHLYEKGACVYHMIRAVLGDELFFRAVHTFVNDHAHGTVETVDLLRAIEKATGFNLLWLFDQYVFRGGHPEFKVSYSWDNDNKLAKLTVTQTQAKANSDHKDLFNLKIPVAFNFLDGEKVTSQVIPLQLKEREQVFYFPLTRKPDFISFDQGNNFLKTVELAYPLTELKAQCTHDPDPIARIQAAIAIGKQGGLEAVEFLGERLQKEAFWGVRVEIAEQLAGINLEQAGTALINGLDKNDHPKVRRAIISALAKVKTEASYEALKKCLTQGETSYYAEAAAATALGALGTGLLKNNEGEIIQQLTEVLKNRSGWNEVVRCGAIAGLSQLTTSAQAVDAILAYTANGTPQPLRLAAIRALGAVSIGQSPEKLTEILERLTAIAQEEFFLTQVSVTSALGQMETPKAIDISQNLANQTPDGRVRRMAEEAVKKVQAKIGSDEKIKNLQTNLEKLQQENQDLQSRLAKLETVIKASTDTSVTNL